The DNA window AAGCGGAATATTTGAGGGAGATTGAACCTGGTGAGATTCTGCATATCACGCGAGAAGGCGCAAAGACATATGCGCCCTTCAAAAAAGTCAGCCGGAAGCATTGCGTTTTCGAGTACATCTATTTTGCACGCCCCGACAGCTTCATGTACGGAAAGACCGTCTACACTGTCAGGAAAGCCCTCGGAAGAGAACTGGCAAGAGATACCCACGTGGATGCCGACATGATCATCCCAATACCAGACTCAGGCATTGGCGCAGCCATAGGTTACTCTCAAGAGACGGGGGTACCTTTTGAGCTCGGCCTCATAAGACACCATTATGTGGGCAGAACATTTATTGAGCCCGAACAGTCAATTCGGCATTTCGGTGTAAAACTGAAACTAAATGCAGTGCGTGATCTCATCAACGGGAAAAGGATCATTGTGATTGATGATTCCATAGTAAGAGCCACGACGGGTCGTAAAATAATAAAAATGCTCAGGCAGTATGGGGCTAAGGAGATTCATTTCAGGGTCAGTTCCCCTCCCACGGAATACCCCTGTTTTTACGGCATTGATACGCCTTCAAGGGAAGAACTCATCGCAGCTTCCCATACCCCTCAGCAGATAAACGAGTACATGGGGTCAGATACGCTCGAATACCTGAGTGTGGAAGGTATGAAACGGGCTTTGGAAAATGGAGAATATGTATACTGCGATGCATGTTTTACCGGTATGTACCCGTCCAAATTTCCAGGGGGTATGGAATTGGAACAGATGGAGCTATTCGTAAAGAGGTGAGAATGAAAGAGGAAGACCGGTTGCTGGAACTATTGAAAACACTGTCCTACGAAGAAGGTGATTTCGTCCTCACAAGTGGCAAGAGAAGTACGTTTTATATTGATGCAAAGGAGACCACCCTCAATCCGGAGGGTATGTATCTCGCAGGTAAAATCATGCACCGGATGGCAAGAGAGATACCGGACGTTCAGGCAGTGGGCGGGGTGAGCATAGGGGGCGACCCTCTTGTCTGCTCCGTTGTATTGTCCGCCTACACGCAAAAAGACGGTCTTCTTGGATTCTTTATTCGAAAAGAACCGAAAGGTCATGGGAAAAATCTTTGGGTGGAAGGCGGCAAGAACCTTCAAAAAGGAATGAACGTGGTAATTCTGGAAGATGTGGTTACGACCGGCGGGTCCTCCCTGAAAGCCATTGAGGTCACGGAAAAGGAAGGGTACAAGGTAAAGGGGATTGTAGCTCTCCTGGACCGCCTTCAAGGCGGCAAAGAGATTATTGAATCTAAAGGATACATATTTAAGTCAATATTTACCCTTAGAGATTTGCGGCAGTAGATAATTATTAATACGGCTTTCTTTTTCCCGGCGGAAGTGTCCGTCGTGGCAAGGGCAACGCAGTTGGCTCATTCGCCCGCATCAAAGATATGAGAGAGAAGTTCCTTCCTCCCGTATCCATCCTTAGCTGAAAACGTAAAGACCCTGCTATCGCCGAAATATCGGGAGAAAAGTCCTTTTTTGCTCATTACTTTGCTTCGGCTCTCCTTGTCGATCTTTGTCAGCACCATGGTAAAATCCAACCGCAGTGAATGAAGCCAGTCGATAAGTGTCCTGTCAAGTTCATCAATATCTCTTCTTACATCATACACCCAAATCAGCTTTTCAATGCGACTGTTTTGCGACACATATGCTTCAATCATCTTTTGCCAGCCAGTATAAACCGCCTTTGAAACCTTAGCATATCCGAATCCGGCGAAATCGGAAAAAAGAATCGATTTTCTGCTCCCCCTGAATTCGTAAGAGACCTTGTAGAGATTGATCGTCCTTGTCGCCCCTGGGGTAGAGCTTGTTCTTGCGACCTTTTGCATGACAAGTTTATTGATCATGGATGATTTCCCCACATTGGAGCGCCCCACAAAACAGATTTCAGGGAACGGTTCACCAGAAAGGTTGTCAGGGCTTGTCACGCTTTTCAAATATTCAGTAGCCAATATTTTCATCTTTTCTTCACCATCCAGTGGTCCAGGCGCGAGAGACCACCGGGTGAGTTAGTATAGCACAACTCGTCAAACTTACAAAAAAGCGTCAATATACCGACTCTATTCAAAAAAAACATTGACACTCCAAGTCCTGTCCTGTACACTCAACCTTGAGTCATACATGAGTATACACGAGCGAGTTACGATAAAAATACCAAAGGCTTTATATAAAAACATACAGAACATCATTAAAGACACAGGGTCAATTTGGCTACGAATTTTATCGTTTACATCCCGAAATATGTGATCTCAGTGAAACCAAACAGAACTTCCGTTTTCTTTAATAAAATTAAAGCAGAATTCATAAGGGAAAAGCTAAAATCCCTGGATTATTTGTCATGGAGGTTGGTCATCTGGTGATACGAAAACTATCATGCTCCCAGTCGATACTGCTGTTCTTCTCCCTTGCGATGATGACTTTACTTTTAACAGGGTGCGGACAAAGTAATTCTCAGGCTACGTCCGGCGTCGGTCAACCGAAGGGAACTGTACGGGTGTCGGGCGCATGGGCCCTCTATCCTATGATGGTGAGGTGGGCAGAGGAATTCAATAAGACGTACCCTCATGTCAGAATAGATATATCGGCCGGTGGGGCCGGGAAAGGCGCCGCCGATGCCCTTGCAGGACTTACCGATATCGGTATGGTATCGAGAGAAGTGAAACCTGAGGAAATCAAACAGGGAGGCTTCCATGTTGCCGTGGTAAAGGATGCAGTGTTTCCCACTATAAGTGCCAAGAACCCGGTCGCGAAAGAGATACTGGAGAGAAAAGGCATAAGGAAAGAGGCTTTTGTGGACCTATGGGTCCTCGGAAAAGCAGCTACATGGAGCGAGGTCGCAGGAGGCGCCCCTTCAGGAGACAGAGCACAGGTCTATACGAGATCCGATTCCTGCGGCGCTGCGGAAACATGGGCTGCTTATCTGGGAGGCAGGAACCAAGAGGACCTGAAAGGTGTGGGCGTATACGGCGATCCTGGAATAGCGGATGCGGTAAGAAAAGACCCATTGGCGATCGGTTTCAATAACCTCAATTACGCGTATGACGCCAAGACCGGACTCCCCGTAAAAGGGTTGCAAGTCCCGCCCATCGACACAAATGGAAACGGAAGAGTCGATCCAGAGGAGGATCTAAGCACGAAGGAAAAAGCGATCAAGGCGGTTACGTCCGGCATCTATCCGTCTCCACCGGCACGAGACCTAAATCTTATCGCCAAAGAGCGATTCAAGGAACCGGCCAAGACTTTTGTTAAATGGATACTCACCAATGGCCAAAAATATGTCGACGAAGTGGGTTACATAAGGCTCTCCGAACCCAGAATTAAGGAAATGTTGAATAAAATTGAATAATAGCAGAGCGATAAACGGTAAAAACCATGGCAGTGGTTGATTTCAGGGAAGGAGTATAATGGGCATGCAGTGGCGATACGTGAAGAATGCTGCGGCAAGCATATCCATACGCTCTTCGCTCATTCTCGTTAATCTCCTCGCGTTCACCATTCTTATAGTTCTCTATATAAAGTCAAGGCCGATCCTTGTCAGTCAGCCTCTTACCCATCTTCTGTTTTCCTCTCTGTGGCGTCCATTGAAGGGACAGTTCGGTTTTCTCCCGTACATTGTGGGAACAATAGAGGTCACCGCAATAGCGATGATTCTGTCAATCCCCATGTGTCTTTTGAGTGCAATTTATCTTTCTGAATATGCACACAAACGGTTTCGAGAACTTGTCCGCTTCGCGATAGATATCCTGGCCGGAATCCCTTCGGTAATCTATGGTCTGTGCGGCGTAATCGTGGTTGTCCCGTTTATTCATCATCTTGGACGCTTTGTCGGAAGCCTCACAACGGGATATTGCCTCCTTTCAGGGGGCATTATTCTGGCCCTCATGGTAGCTCCGGTAATCATCTCAGTAACCATGGAAGTCTTAGCCACAGTTCCCAGACAGGCAAGGGAAAGTTCTCTCGCTCTCGGGACGACGAAATGGGAAATGGTAAGGCATGTGGTGCTCAAGAGTTCGCTCCACGGTATAATCGCTGCCATAGTGCTTGGATTTGCCCGGGCCTTCGGCGAGACTATTGCGGTCTTGATGGTAATAGGAAATGTGGCAAAAATTCCCATGTCGTTCTTTGATCCTGCATATCCGTTGCCGGCGCTAATCGCGAACAACTACGGTGAAATGATGTCGATCCCCCTCTATGACTCGGCACTCCTTTTCGCGTCTCTTGTTCTTCTGTTTCTCGTGGGCGCATTCAGTATGGGTGCTCATATGACGCTATCGCGCCTCATGAAAAAGGGATTTTACGGAAAATGATATCCCGGAGATTTGAGGAAACAATATTCAAAGGGCTAATGATCCTATCTCTTATACTATTGTTAACCACTCTCACAGGTATTATCTCTATTGTGGTCGTGAAAGGGATGCCCGCGCTTACTCTCTCCATGTTGGTTGAAACGCCAAAAGGGGGCTATTACCTCGGCAAGTCAGGAGGCATCGCCAACGCCATTGTCGGCTCTCTCTACCTCTCTCTCGGAGCCTCCGTCGTCTCTATTTTCTTGAGCCTCCCCGTTGCTTTCGCTCTTCAGAAAGAATATGCAAACAGGTATGTCGCAAAGTTTACTAGGCTGGTACTTGACGTGCTTTGGGGCACCCCATCTATTGTATACGGTGCCTTCGGCTTCGTAGTGATGGTATATTTCGGACTGAGAGCATCGCTTCTCGGCGGCATCATCGTGCTTACCTTGCTTATGCTTCCCATTATGGTGCGCTCCATGGAGGAAGTAATAAGAATGATCCCCATGGAACTTAAAGAAACCTCCTACGCCATGGGAACAACCAAATTGGAGACCAACTTTTCCGTCATATTGAGGCAGGCCTTACCAGGGATTATCACGGCAATACTCCTTGCTTTCGGACGAGGCATAGGAGATGCAGCCTCAATTCTTTTTACCGCCGGGTACACCGACTATATTCCCCGTTCTATTTTTGACCCTGCGGCCTCCCTGCCACTTGCGGTCTTTTTTCAGATCGGCACACCAAGCCCTGAGGTGCAGGAACGTGCTTATGCCTCGGCCCTAATCCTGCTCCTCATCGTTCTCATAGTTTGCGTCCTATCTCGCCTCCTCGGACGGAAATTCTCCAGGCACATAATAAGGTAGATAGAAAACGTATATGCCCCATATTAGCCTCAGGAAGCTTACTATCACATACGGAAACAACAAAGTTCTTCGGAATATCACTGTGGACATCCCCGACAGCCAGATTACCACCATTATAGGCCCTTCGGGATGCGGCAAAACAACCCTCCTTAAAAGCATCAACCGATTGCTTGACCTGAACGATGAAGTGAAAGTGAGCGGTGATATCCTGATAGACGGCGTCAATACTTATGATCACAATGCGGATATCATCGCATTGAGGAAAAAAGTAGGATTCCTTTCTCAGCGTCCCTTTCCGCTGCCCATGTCTATCTACGACAACATCGCCTTCGGCCCGAGGGTACATCGCATGACAGGCGAGCAGATAGACAAACAGCTTTCCGACCTTAGACGGCAAAGTTTTATACACAAAGACGATCTCAAAGATACACTCGCCGACCGAAGGGCTGGAAAAACCGACCGGATGGACCTTCTGGTGGAGTCCTACCTGCGTCTTGCCGGTCTATGGGACGAGATAAAGGACAGACTTCATGCGCCGGCGTCGCGCCTCTCCATAGGCCAGCAACAGAGACTGGCCCTTGCCCGAGCGCTTGCAGTGGAACCGGAAGTAATTCTGGCGGATGAGCCAACTTCAGCGCTTGATCCCATATCTGCCCAGCTTATCGAAAAGCACTTCAAAATGCTCAAGGAAAAGTATACGATCGTGGTGGTAACCCATATTCTGAGGCAGGCCCGTCGCATCTCTGATTACGCAATTTTTCTTTATCTCGGAGAGTTGGTCGAGCATGGACTGGCGGCTCGTTTCTTCAATTCCCCGGAAGACGAAAGGACACGGGCCTATATATCCGGGGAAATCAGTTGAAGTGCTGATCGGCATGCAGAAGAAAGTACTTATTGCAGTCCTGATGAAGCGCCCTAAGATCTTCTGCAAGAGATGACAAAAAGAGGTGCCAGGGCTGGAAAAGATCCTCGGTCTTGAATACCGTCTCCGGAAGACAAGAATATCCCTTCCAATATATTGAGTGTCTCATGGACTTCCTTTATGGCCGGCGCAAACCCCGTGATTCACGGCATTTGTAGCTTCGCCCAACTTCTACTCTTTTTGTGCACTTTTTACTTCCCAATTTGACGTTACCTTTCCCTCTAAAATAAAACCAACATGATTTAGAATTCTCCGCTATACTCACCCCACTTAAAAACAGTCTGCAAGGACATCGTCAAATGAATCGAATAGATGCAAGATACTACGCAGCCGAGATTTGAGCCAGCTCCAGAAACGTTCAATTAAGTTTAGTTCCGGCGAATAAGGATGATTGGACCTCTTTCAAATGCGTTAGCTATAATGGTCCGGAATTTATCGGCAAGAGTGGGTTTATCGCAAAGGCGTGAAGCTGCCCTGGCAAGCTAACGGAAGAATGCACGATGAACGCTTGAACGCAAATTGGGTTTTGAATCTGAATCACGCCAGACAGATTATCGAAAAATGGAGAATAGACTATAATACTGTCTAGGCCGCATAGCTCTTTGGGAGGCATGTCACCTATGGAATTCTTGGAATCAGATGGAAAACTCTAAATGCTGTTGGCACTAGCTAAGGGGTAATGCCATAGGTGCCTGAAAGCGGAGGTAAGTGGCCTGAGCTCTTGCGGAAATAGCATAAGAAGTTAGCGAAAACGAAGCATTAAGGAACTTTGAGAAAACACAATTAAGGGCGGGCGGTTATTCGCTCGCCTACCACCTTCAGAAACCTAATTGCAGGCTTAAGGAATCGGTATGACTTGGAAAGGACGACAATGTTCTTGTAGATATAGAAAGGCGTAAAGATGGGAGGGAATCTCCGCCGAACAACCCCCTTCTGCGTCAAGCGGTATTGGGCATCCAGGAGGCTGTATGCATGAGCGATCTCTCCGGCGTAAGCAATATTTCTCTTCGATTCCTCGCCGTGCATCGCTCCCTTCCACCCCTGGGGATGGTGGGAATAGTCGTGGTTCTCATGGACTACCATCACCGTTTTCGTCATATCAATGACGGCCATACCGGACGTGCACGCCCGGTAAATGACCCAATTGTCCCATGCGGGACGACCGATTGCAAAGGGCGGCAATCTGCCAAGACTATTTCTCGGAAAAACAAAGTAGTCTATCGCAAAATAAGGATAGAGTTTTCCTTTCCTGGCAACAAGTGACGTTAGTGATTTCTGCCATCCAGGATCAAATTCTATCAGTTCCTTTATATCGACGTTCCAACGTCTGCCCACCATAAGCGCCTTCGGCTTTTCCGCTATGACCCTCTCTATGCCTTTCACAAAATCCTGCATGAATATTATGTCTGCATTGACGTAACACATAAGCCGGGAAGATGAGGCGTTCTCCGCCTTTCCGAAAATAGAGCTCAGAAGGGGCGTGCCGAACTCGTTACATTCCACATCAGGAATGTGACGTACACCCAGTTCTAGGGCAACCCCTGCAACCCCCTCATCATTCCCCATTAGAATCACATCAGGCCTTGGATCAAGGCGAAGCCAGCTCCTGATCGCATTCCTCTGTGTAATATCCACATGTCCGCGAAATGGCTTGGGGCAGGAAAATATGGTAAGCATTAGATGAGACTCCATTCCAAATTCAGATGCAAATGATTATTTAACCTCCGTCAAGCGTCGGTGCATCACCCGGTTCACAGATCCGGCGAATTGCTTGACTCCCATTTGAGATAGCTTATCTCGTCCCTGATTAGCAGATCAATCAGGTCATCAAATTGTAACGTGTAATTCCATCCTAAAACGCGCTTTGCTTTGGAGTTGTCTCCCGATATTGTTTCAAGGTCGACGGGCCGGATCAACCGCTCGTCTATCGTCACAAATCTTTCAAAATCAAGACCTAGCTTTCCGAATACCTTTCCCGCAAAATCAGTCAGGCTATGGGGTTGGCCTGAACAGATCACGTAGTCATCCGGCTTTTCCTGCTGGAGCATCAGCCACATTGCCTCAACATACTGCGGAGCATACCCCCAGTCACGTGAAATACCCGTGTTTCCGAGGTTCAATGAATCAGCCAATCCCATTTTGATCCTCACAGCCGTGTTCACTATCTTTTTGGTGACAAATCCGTCTCCCCGCAGAACGGATTCATGGTTGAAGAGGATACCGCATACAGCGAAGAGGTTGTATGCTTCCCGGTAATTGACAGTGACCCAATGAGCGGTGCACTTCGAGATGCCGTACGGACTCACAGGATGGAAAACACTTTCTTCATTCACCGGCAGAGATTCTTTCTGAACCCTCCCGAACATTTCGCTGCTTGAGGCCTGATAAAACTTGATTTTAGGGTTGACTATACGAATAGCTTCCAACAGATGGGTGACGCTGAATATATTAAGCTCAAGCGTCCCTATGATCTGCTCAAAAGACAGACCAACCGAACTCTGGGCAGCAAGATTATAGATCTCATCCGGCTCAATCCGCTCAATAACTCTTATCATATTGGACATGTCCAATAAATTGGCCTGCACAAACACGATGGAGTCTTCGAGATTAAGGAACAGGAGATTTTTGCTGTTGCTTTCAGACAAATCAATACCAAAGACCTGGTATCCTTTGCCGAGCAGCAACCGGGAGAGATAGACACCATCCTGACCTTTAATTCCCGTGATCAGCGCTCTTTTCATCTATACGCCTCCATGCATGGCACACTAACTCGGTCTTACGAGTGAACGGTAAAGATCAACGGTTTCTCGAGCAGCCCTGTCCCAACTGAATTCCGCAGCCCTCTTAAGACCAAGCTCCATTTTTTCCTCCAACAGTGTGTTGTCAAATAAGACGGTCTCAAGAACGCCCTGCAATTCTTCCGCACTCGCCGGGTCAAAATAGATCCCTGCATCACCCACCACCTCAGGCATGGGACCCGCATTGGAACAGACGACCGGACAGCGGGACCCCATAGCTTCAAGGAGCGGGATGCCAAAGCCTTCGTAGAGGGATGGCCACACAAATGCCCGCGCATTCCTGTAATATCCCGCAAGAAGGGAATCTTCGCCGCCTGTATGATGGACGAACTGGGCGACGCCCATCTCTCCAAACCGCTTCCTCTCGGAAGGAGTAAGGGTTCCCCCGCCAAACAGCACCAACTCAAAATTGGCTTTCAGCTTAGATGAGCGAGCATACGCAAGAATCAATGCTTCAAAATTTTTATAACCTGCCCTCTCCCCTACGTAGAGAATATAAGGGGCACCGGCTATATTCGCCGGTTCAATGGGAATTATATGCTCAAGAGGATTCCCCAAATGAATTACCGTCACCTTGCTTTCTTCCACACCAAAAAACCGGACAAGATCTTTTTTCGTGCATTCCGAGATTGCAATAATTCTGTCCGCCCTCTCGAAAGACACCTTCTTGAGTTGCGTTATGACCCGATACCCCGGATAAATCTGCGGGAAAAGCTCCTGAATCATGTCGTACGCCGTCACCACCATTTTTACTTTTGTCCGTGGCAAGGAAGACGAATAATTGGAGAGATGAACAACCGTTTCCGGGTCCGTACGAAGCCACATACGCTGCGCCAAATCATTCACCATGGACCGAGTATAATACATCAGGGCGTTCAGTATCATATACGCGCGCGCGCCGCCTCCGAAAACAGGTACCTTTAGCCCCCTAACCTGGGCGTCGCTAAGGATCTTCAAATATTCATTAACATGAAGCCCGGCAAAAACGCTTATCTTCGCCGTTTCAAGTGGTATCCTCTTGATAATCTCAACAAAATACCGGGATATGCCGCCAAACCTCTGAAAGGCAAAGATGTCGTGAGTATAGATGACTTTAAGCATGTGGTCTCAATAATCGCTGTCTGCTTGCAGGCGGTATCTCCTTATATAATCTTGCCGTATTTCCGGCCACGACCGTATAAGGAGAGATGTCTTTTGTGACTGCACTGTGCCTATAACTGACCTGTTACCTATATTAACCGGTCGAAAAATATCCCACCCTCAATTAAAGAATTATTGCCAATACTGATCCAGCGCCCTTTTCTAATATGTACGTCTTCATGGTTTAACCTAGATTAATACTCCAGACCGACCGAATCATAAAGACCAAGTTTGGCCTGATAATTAAGGAACTCATTTACGAGCCTTATCGATATCAAACATCACAATACCTTTTTCGCGTA is part of the Syntrophobacterales bacterium genome and encodes:
- the purF gene encoding amidophosphoribosyltransferase — translated: MCGIFGIFNYKDAPNITYLGLHALQHRGQESAGIASTDGSAILFHRETGLVSDIFNESVLKRLNGISAIGHVRYSTAGSRNINNAQPLVMEYSKGFIAVAHNGNLTNARIIKEELENYGSIFQSSTDTEVIIHLVALSHENTTIDRLIAALRRVEGSFSLLILTDRELIALRDPYGFRPLVLGKLKDSYVVSSETCAFDLVEAEYLREIEPGEILHITREGAKTYAPFKKVSRKHCVFEYIYFARPDSFMYGKTVYTVRKALGRELARDTHVDADMIIPIPDSGIGAAIGYSQETGVPFELGLIRHHYVGRTFIEPEQSIRHFGVKLKLNAVRDLINGKRIIVIDDSIVRATTGRKIIKMLRQYGAKEIHFRVSSPPTEYPCFYGIDTPSREELIAASHTPQQINEYMGSDTLEYLSVEGMKRALENGEYVYCDACFTGMYPSKFPGGMELEQMELFVKR
- a CDS encoding phosphate ABC transporter ATP-binding protein, whose translation is MPHISLRKLTITYGNNKVLRNITVDIPDSQITTIIGPSGCGKTTLLKSINRLLDLNDEVKVSGDILIDGVNTYDHNADIIALRKKVGFLSQRPFPLPMSIYDNIAFGPRVHRMTGEQIDKQLSDLRRQSFIHKDDLKDTLADRRAGKTDRMDLLVESYLRLAGLWDEIKDRLHAPASRLSIGQQQRLALARALAVEPEVILADEPTSALDPISAQLIEKHFKMLKEKYTIVVVTHILRQARRISDYAIFLYLGELVEHGLAARFFNSPEDERTRAYISGEIS
- the pstA gene encoding phosphate ABC transporter permease PstA; protein product: MILSLILLLTTLTGIISIVVVKGMPALTLSMLVETPKGGYYLGKSGGIANAIVGSLYLSLGASVVSIFLSLPVAFALQKEYANRYVAKFTRLVLDVLWGTPSIVYGAFGFVVMVYFGLRASLLGGIIVLTLLMLPIMVRSMEEVIRMIPMELKETSYAMGTTKLETNFSVILRQALPGIITAILLAFGRGIGDAASILFTAGYTDYIPRSIFDPAASLPLAVFFQIGTPSPEVQERAYASALILLLIVLIVCVLSRLLGRKFSRHIIR
- a CDS encoding substrate-binding domain-containing protein — translated: MIRKLSCSQSILLFFSLAMMTLLLTGCGQSNSQATSGVGQPKGTVRVSGAWALYPMMVRWAEEFNKTYPHVRIDISAGGAGKGAADALAGLTDIGMVSREVKPEEIKQGGFHVAVVKDAVFPTISAKNPVAKEILERKGIRKEAFVDLWVLGKAATWSEVAGGAPSGDRAQVYTRSDSCGAAETWAAYLGGRNQEDLKGVGVYGDPGIADAVRKDPLAIGFNNLNYAYDAKTGLPVKGLQVPPIDTNGNGRVDPEEDLSTKEKAIKAVTSGIYPSPPARDLNLIAKERFKEPAKTFVKWILTNGQKYVDEVGYIRLSEPRIKEMLNKIE
- the yihA gene encoding ribosome biogenesis GTP-binding protein YihA/YsxC, which gives rise to MKILATEYLKSVTSPDNLSGEPFPEICFVGRSNVGKSSMINKLVMQKVARTSSTPGATRTINLYKVSYEFRGSRKSILFSDFAGFGYAKVSKAVYTGWQKMIEAYVSQNSRIEKLIWVYDVRRDIDELDRTLIDWLHSLRLDFTMVLTKIDKESRSKVMSKKGLFSRYFGDSRVFTFSAKDGYGRKELLSHIFDAGE
- a CDS encoding glycosyltransferase family 4 protein — protein: MLKVIYTHDIFAFQRFGGISRYFVEIIKRIPLETAKISVFAGLHVNEYLKILSDAQVRGLKVPVFGGGARAYMILNALMYYTRSMVNDLAQRMWLRTDPETVVHLSNYSSSLPRTKVKMVVTAYDMIQELFPQIYPGYRVITQLKKVSFERADRIIAISECTKKDLVRFFGVEESKVTVIHLGNPLEHIIPIEPANIAGAPYILYVGERAGYKNFEALILAYARSSKLKANFELVLFGGGTLTPSERKRFGEMGVAQFVHHTGGEDSLLAGYYRNARAFVWPSLYEGFGIPLLEAMGSRCPVVCSNAGPMPEVVGDAGIYFDPASAEELQGVLETVLFDNTLLEEKMELGLKRAAEFSWDRAARETVDLYRSLVRPS
- a CDS encoding GDP-mannose 4,6-dehydratase, whose product is MKRALITGIKGQDGVYLSRLLLGKGYQVFGIDLSESNSKNLLFLNLEDSIVFVQANLLDMSNMIRVIERIEPDEIYNLAAQSSVGLSFEQIIGTLELNIFSVTHLLEAIRIVNPKIKFYQASSSEMFGRVQKESLPVNEESVFHPVSPYGISKCTAHWVTVNYREAYNLFAVCGILFNHESVLRGDGFVTKKIVNTAVRIKMGLADSLNLGNTGISRDWGYAPQYVEAMWLMLQQEKPDDYVICSGQPHSLTDFAGKVFGKLGLDFERFVTIDERLIRPVDLETISGDNSKAKRVLGWNYTLQFDDLIDLLIRDEISYLKWESSNSPDL
- the pstC gene encoding phosphate ABC transporter permease subunit PstC produces the protein MGMQWRYVKNAAASISIRSSLILVNLLAFTILIVLYIKSRPILVSQPLTHLLFSSLWRPLKGQFGFLPYIVGTIEVTAIAMILSIPMCLLSAIYLSEYAHKRFRELVRFAIDILAGIPSVIYGLCGVIVVVPFIHHLGRFVGSLTTGYCLLSGGIILALMVAPVIISVTMEVLATVPRQARESSLALGTTKWEMVRHVVLKSSLHGIIAAIVLGFARAFGETIAVLMVIGNVAKIPMSFFDPAYPLPALIANNYGEMMSIPLYDSALLFASLVLLFLVGAFSMGAHMTLSRLMKKGFYGK
- the pyrE gene encoding orotate phosphoribosyltransferase is translated as MKEEDRLLELLKTLSYEEGDFVLTSGKRSTFYIDAKETTLNPEGMYLAGKIMHRMAREIPDVQAVGGVSIGGDPLVCSVVLSAYTQKDGLLGFFIRKEPKGHGKNLWVEGGKNLQKGMNVVILEDVVTTGGSSLKAIEVTEKEGYKVKGIVALLDRLQGGKEIIESKGYIFKSIFTLRDLRQ